The following nucleotide sequence is from Pseudarthrobacter psychrotolerans.
GCCAGCAGGCCGCCCACGATGCCGCCGAGGAAGCCGGCGCCCATGAACCCGGCCACTGCGCCCGCCACAAAGCCCGGTGCGATGCCCGGACGGTCAGCGATGGCGTAGGCAATATAGCCGGCAAGCGCTGGGACCAGGAAGCCCAGCGACAACCCGCCGATCTTGAACAGGACCGCGCCCAAGTAAGCGCCCAGGGGGCCCCACGCGTTGTCCGGAAACTCGGTGGGCAGGTTGAAGAGGCTGTTCTGCACCACGATGGTGTCCGCATACTTGGTGATCAGGTAGCCGCCCAGGAGGAAGCCCAAGGCGATCAGCAGACCGCCGCCGGCCACGAACGGAATCATGTAGCTGACACCGGTGAGCAGTGCCTTCTTCAGCTTCTGGCCGATGTGCTCGCCCTTTTCGGCGGCCTCGTTCTCAGCCTGTTCCTCCGCCCCGAAGTGGGGGACGCGGCGCGCATTCGGGTTGTCAGCGGCGGCGAGAGCTTCCTGGACCATCTTGGCGGGCTCGTCGATGCCGCGCTTGACGGGTGCGTTGATGACGGGCTTGCCGGCGAAGCGCTCCTTACCGCGGACGTCCACGTCCACCGCGAAGATCACGGCTTCGGCGGCGGCAATGACGGCAGGGTCAAGCGGCTTCGCGCCGGAGGAACCCTGGGTTTCCACCTGCAGGTCCACGCCCATTTCCTGGGCTGCGGCCACGAGGGAGTCCGCCGCCATGTACGTGTGGGCAATGCCGGTGGGGCAAGCGGTCACGGCCACGAGCCGCCTGGGACCTGCGGTGGCGCCGGTGGATGAGCCTGTCGGAGCCGCAGCAGCGGTCGCCGTTTCAGCGGGCACGGCCGCCGCGTGGGATGCCGGCTTGTCCGCCAGGGCACCGTCCACCAGTTCCACGATTTCCTCGCGGGAAGACGCCGCACGCAACGCCGCGGTGAAGTCCTTTTTGATCAGGGACCGGGCCAGCTTGGACAGCAGCTTCAGGTGCTCCTGGTCCGCACCGTCAGGGGCGGCGATGAAGAAAACCAGGTCCGCGGGGCCGTCTTTGGCACCGAAGTCCACCTTGGGGTTGAGCCGGGCCATGGCCAGCGTGGGTTCGATGACCGCAGCAGAGCGGCAATGCGGGATGGCAATGCCGCCGGGGATGCCGGTGGCGGTTTTCTGTTCGCGGGCGAAGGCGTCGGCGAAGAGGCCTTCAACTTCTGACGCGCGGCCGGTGGCAGCTACTTTGCTGGCTAGGTGCCGGATCACGTCCTCGGGCGAGGTGCCCAGGTTCTGGTCGAGCTCGACCAGTTCGGTGGTGATGAGCTGAGTCACTGTCAATCCTTTCGAAGGGCCGTGATGGTTACGGCATCCGGGGTGGTTTGGTGAACTGCCGGGACAGTGGAACCCGGCAGGGAAGCGGCGGCGGCACCGTGTGCCACCGCCTGACGGAGGCAATCGGCCGGGGCGGCGCCCCGGCCGTGGGCGAGCAGATAGCCAGCCAGCGATGAATCGCCCGCGCCGACAGTACTGACCGCGGCGACCGGCGGATGCGTGGCCAGCCACGCGCCGTCGGCCGTTACCAGGACAGCTCCCTTGGATCCGAGAGTTGCCAGGACAGCACCCACACCTGAACGTACGACGGCGGCGGCGGCCGCTGCAGCGGCCTCCGGATCCGCTTCAAGTTCGTCTGCGGTGGACGCCGTAGCGAAGCCGGCTGCAGCAGCCAGTTCCGCCAGTTCCTCGGCGTTGGGTTTGAGGAGGTCCGGTTTCCCGGACACACCGGCCTGTGAAGTGCCATCCTGTGCCGTGCCGTCCGGCGAGATGCCGGAGACGGCGGCGACGAGAGGGCCGCCGGAGGAGTCGACGGCGATCAGCGGCGCACCGCCGTCGGCCGAAGTCCGCAGCCGCCGGGTGACGGTGGCGTAGAAGTCGTCCGGGAAGCCGGGCGGCAGGGAACCGGCCAGGACCACCCAGCTGGCGCCGCGGGCGCGTTCCAGTAGCAGGCCGATCAGGGCTTCCTGCTGGTCTGCATCCATGATGGGTCCGGGCTCGTTGATCTTGGTGGTCACGCCGCCCGGCTCGGTGAGCGCCACGTTGGTGCGCAGCGGCTCGTCTATGGGGAGGGCCGCGAATGGCACGCCATCGTGGAGCAGCCCCGCGAGGACGGGGTCACTTTCAGCGCCCGGAAGCACCGCGATGGTCTCCAGGCCGGAGGCGACCAGGGCGCGGGAGACGTTGACGCCCTTGCCGCCGGATTCCTGGCTGACCGAGACCGCGCGTTGGACTTCGCCGCGTTCCAGGGGGCCGGGCAGGGCCACCGTGCGGTCCAGGCTGGGGTTGGCCGTAAAGGTGACGATCATGCGATCACCACGTCAACGCCGGCTTCGGTCAGGGCCGCCGCCAGTTCGGGGCCGGGCTCGCTGTCTGTAATCAAGGTGTCCAGATCTTTCAGGGAGGCGAACTGGACCAGGGTTTCTGCGTCCAGCTTGGAAGAATCGGCCAGCACCACGATGCGGCGCGCCGAATGGACGAAGGCTGCCTTGACGGCGGCTTCTTCAGGATCGGGAGTGCTGAGGCCAAAGCTGGGGTGGATGCCATTGGTGCCGATGAAGGCAATGTCCGGGCGCATCCGCTGCGCCGCCTCCACGGTTGACTGCCCCACCGCGGCCTGGGTGAGGCCCCGCACCCGGCCGCCCAGGATCTGGAGGGCGATTCCGGGAGCGGTGGACAGCTTCGCTGCAATGGGCACGGCGTGGGTAATGACCACGAGTTCGGCGCCGGAATCGGTAGCGGAAGGTACGACGGCGGCGCGTCGGGAGAGGAGGTCGGCCAACGCTTCGGTGGTGGACCCGGCGTCAAGCAGGATGCTGCCGGACGTTGCCTGCGGGATCAGTGCCAGCGCCGCCTGGGCGATGCGCATCTTCTGATCCGGGCGCTGGATGGTCCGTTCGTTGATGCTTTCCTCGGTGGTGCTGAAGCGGTCGGCGGCAACTGCTCCGCCGTGGACACGGCGCACGGTGCCGGTGTTTTCAAGGGTGGCGAGGTCGCGGCGCACGGTTTCGGTGGTGATGCGGAAGCGCTCCGCCAGCATGGTCACGCTGACCCGGCCGGTGCCGGCGACTAGCTCGGCAATCTTCTGCTGGCGCTCCTCGGCGAACACGTACCCTCCATTGCGTAAAGTGCTGGATCGCCAGTGCCCGGTTGTCCAGTGACTGGCATCACATGATGTTGAATTACTTGACTTTATCTGTGACTATGTTGGTTTGTCAACGAAAGCCAGAAAAGCGCAGAACCGCCTGGAGTTTTTGTCCACTTATTGGGAGTTGAACGGCTCGGAAGTCCCAATAGGTGGACAAAACTCGCGGGCGGCGGGCGGGCGGGCGACGGGCCCGGGAAACGCAAAAAACCGGGCCGGACCTTTGCGGTCCGGCCCGGCGTCCGGGTGGTTTGGAGCCTAGATGCCGCCGTCGCGGCTTTCGTTGCGGGTGATGCGCTCGCCGGTATTGGGATCAACCACCGAACGGGTTTCGCTGACCCGGCGGCTGCGGCCCGGTGAGGCCAGGACGAGGGAGGCGATCAGTCCGATCACGCCAACGGCCATCAGGATGTAGCCGACCATGACCTGGTCCAGGAAGGGGATTAGCCCCGGGGCGACGGCCCAGGCCAGGATGGCACCGAGTGCAATAAGGAAGATGGAGGAACCGATTCTCATGACTTGCTCCTTGTTGTTCGAGTACTTGTGGTGCCGAACTTGATAAGCATGCTGTCGTACGCTCACGCTACAGCCCGGCCGGGTGCGATTCAATCATTTGGCCGGGCCCCGGGGTGAGCGTCGCGCCTGCTCAGGGGCCCGCCACTGGCTAGGCTAATCCGATGGAGACAGTTGTTTGGTCCAAGCCGGAGGCTGAACGGGACGGCACGCCGCTGCTGGTCATGATGCATGGCTACGGCACCGATGAGTCGCGGATGGTGCGATTGTTCGAATACCTGCCGGCGGAGTTCACTTATGTCGCGCTGCGGGCCCCCATGGTGATCGGCGACCACTACGGCTGGTTCCTGCTGGACTACTTCCTGGCCAACGATTTCGCGGATGTCATCACCGCCACCAACACCGTCCAGACGTGGATCAACTCGGTCAGGGGCCAGCACAGCAGCGTGAGTCTGTTGGGCTATTCGCAGGGAATGGCCATGGCCAGCACGCTGCTGCGGCTCCATACAGCGGACTACATGGCAACGGTGGGCCTCTCCGGCTTTGTGCTGGAAAACGAACTGCTGACTCTGACCGAATCGTTCACGGCGCCGCCGCCTTTCTTCTGGGGACGGGACAAAGCGGACCTGGTGATCAATGAGGACGCCACGGCCTACACCGGGCAATGGCTGAACGAAAACACCCGGCTGACCGCCAGGACATATCCCGGTATGGGCCACGCCATGAGCAAGACGGAGATGGTGGACGTCAGCGCCTTCCTGCGCCACTACGTCCTCAGCTGAACTGTCTGCTTGGTTGAACCCTGTGCTCGGCTGATCGGGCGCCTTCCCGACGAGAATTCCGTCACAATCCCGGCCGAAGAGTGCGTGGAGCGAACGCCCGGGGAAAAACAGTTGCGTGCCAAATTTGTAAGCGCTTACACTCGTCGGTGGCCCACTCTTTGCGGGCGGCTGAACCATCGGAAAGGGAAGTCTGACACATGCCACGTCCCCGGCCTCCGGCCCGCCTTGCGCCGCCGGCCCTGCTCGGCCAGGTTGTCAGGCCGTGCCAAGGCGCCCATGATGGAAGAAGACGTTAAACAGCAGCCACCGGCCTGCCGTGGTTTCACCCCGGCCCCTAGCCGCCCCTGCTGACCCGGCGGCATCGTGGCCGCGCCCCCGCTCCTGTTCGGACCCCTCCGTGCTGCCCACCGCTTTTCTGTCTGCTCTACATCTGCTTAGTTATGTTCCGCCCAACGATCCTGCCCGTGAAGTACCGCCCACTGACATCCCGCCCGCGGCAGCCCGCCTGTTGCCCGCCGTCTGAAAGGACACCGCGCATGACCGACGTTCTGAAAACCCAAAGCACCAGCTGGACCACGGCCTCGGCCATCCTGTTCGACCTCGACGGCGTGCTGACCCCCACGGCCACCGTCCATGAACAGGCGTGGAAGGAACTCTTCGAGGGCTTCCTGGCGTCCCGCCCGGATGTGCCCGGCTACCGCGAGGACGACTACTTCGATCACATCGACGGCAAGCCCAGGTTCGACGGCGTCCGGGACTTCCTGGCGTCCCGCGGCATCGTGCTCCCCGAAGGCGCACCAAGTGACGGCACCACCGGTCATGGTTCCGCCGCGGACGCTACCCGGCAGGGCGCTACCGAGCAGGGCGCCGCCAACGCCACCGTCCAGGGACTGGGCAACCGGAAGAACAAGGTCTTCAACGACATCGTCAGCGCCGGCGTCGAGCCGTTTGAAGGCTCGGTGCGCTTCCTGGAAGCCGCCGTGGACCGCGGACTCAAGGTCGCCGTCGTCTCCTCGTCCCGGAACGCCCCGGCTGTCCTGAAGGCCGCCGGCCTGAACAGGCACTTCGAAATAGTGGTGGACGGCGTGGTGGCTGCGGCCGAAGGCCTGCCCGGCAAGCCGAGCCCGGCCACGTACCAGTACGCCGCGGAACTGCTGGGCCTGCCCAGCGAAGAATGCGTGGTGGTGGAAGACGCCGTCTCGGGGGTCCAGGCCGGACACGCGGGGCAGTTCCACTCGGTGATCGGCGTGGACCGTGGCGCCGGCCGGCAGACCCTGCTCGACGCCGGGGCCACGAGTGTGGTCAACGACCTCGACGAACTGCTGTAACACCAATCGCCGCCTGACGTTCCC
It contains:
- a CDS encoding DUF6458 family protein encodes the protein MRIGSSIFLIALGAILAWAVAPGLIPFLDQVMVGYILMAVGVIGLIASLVLASPGRSRRVSETRSVVDPNTGERITRNESRDGGI
- a CDS encoding hexose kinase, with protein sequence MIVTFTANPSLDRTVALPGPLERGEVQRAVSVSQESGGKGVNVSRALVASGLETIAVLPGAESDPVLAGLLHDGVPFAALPIDEPLRTNVALTEPGGVTTKINEPGPIMDADQQEALIGLLLERARGASWVVLAGSLPPGFPDDFYATVTRRLRTSADGGAPLIAVDSSGGPLVAAVSGISPDGTAQDGTSQAGVSGKPDLLKPNAEELAELAAAAGFATASTADELEADPEAAAAAAAAVVRSGVGAVLATLGSKGAVLVTADGAWLATHPPVAAVSTVGAGDSSLAGYLLAHGRGAAPADCLRQAVAHGAAAASLPGSTVPAVHQTTPDAVTITALRKD
- a CDS encoding HAD-IA family hydrolase, with translation MTDVLKTQSTSWTTASAILFDLDGVLTPTATVHEQAWKELFEGFLASRPDVPGYREDDYFDHIDGKPRFDGVRDFLASRGIVLPEGAPSDGTTGHGSAADATRQGATEQGAANATVQGLGNRKNKVFNDIVSAGVEPFEGSVRFLEAAVDRGLKVAVVSSSRNAPAVLKAAGLNRHFEIVVDGVVAAAEGLPGKPSPATYQYAAELLGLPSEECVVVEDAVSGVQAGHAGQFHSVIGVDRGAGRQTLLDAGATSVVNDLDELL
- a CDS encoding phospholipase; amino-acid sequence: METVVWSKPEAERDGTPLLVMMHGYGTDESRMVRLFEYLPAEFTYVALRAPMVIGDHYGWFLLDYFLANDFADVITATNTVQTWINSVRGQHSSVSLLGYSQGMAMASTLLRLHTADYMATVGLSGFVLENELLTLTESFTAPPPFFWGRDKADLVINEDATAYTGQWLNENTRLTARTYPGMGHAMSKTEMVDVSAFLRHYVLS
- a CDS encoding DeoR/GlpR family DNA-binding transcription regulator, producing the protein MFAEERQQKIAELVAGTGRVSVTMLAERFRITTETVRRDLATLENTGTVRRVHGGAVAADRFSTTEESINERTIQRPDQKMRIAQAALALIPQATSGSILLDAGSTTEALADLLSRRAAVVPSATDSGAELVVITHAVPIAAKLSTAPGIALQILGGRVRGLTQAAVGQSTVEAAQRMRPDIAFIGTNGIHPSFGLSTPDPEEAAVKAAFVHSARRIVVLADSSKLDAETLVQFASLKDLDTLITDSEPGPELAAALTEAGVDVVIA